One segment of Massilia sp. Se16.2.3 DNA contains the following:
- a CDS encoding PAS domain S-box protein — protein sequence MKNPFKLPRRAHLSRPWRWLVPVLLVLLFLAVLLWLPWQARQMESNERQEQLIADTLWVEQTLRFELARSEEALATLGADLVGTPPPPDVLRARLAQMFKNGHELRRVLWLDANGRVLAHHGAEPAGGQPGRDRPRDRRDGAPDPYRPLHRALWRKQPRARPGRLLPAPVSRSYLRRQHRRHLQPQDPAGRDRARWFAQDNALSLLDRNDAIVASRADGGPGRGVYTHRRALDLPGASIVLATDSVKGAPRLLPNLLVGSVIVLALGLLLSLLTLWRHISRRLAAEGALRQQMAFRTAMENSLMTGLRARDLEGRVTYVNKAFCQMVGLPPEELLGKKPPMPYWAPEAMAEYEERFAAVLAGTATPQFETVFQRSDGVRVPVLVFEAPLRDSRGEQTGWMSSILDITDRKKAEELNRQQQEKLEASARLATMGEISSMLAHELNQPLAAISSYTAGALNVLERADSGVPVEPNLLRRALEQARQQAQRAGQIIKSVHEFVKKSEPQREQVEIKSVIDGVRALVELQARKSYVALQVHLPPQLPPVLADRLMLEQVLLNLTRNGIEAMAEVAPERRILRIAAAADPSQVSVSVIDHGHGIAPDVAERLFSPFFSTKAEGMGMGLSICRTAIEFHGGTLTHAPNPGGGTVFTFSLPRQGASAELQ from the coding sequence ATGAAAAATCCGTTCAAGTTGCCGCGCCGTGCCCACCTGTCGCGCCCCTGGCGCTGGCTGGTGCCGGTGCTGCTGGTGCTGCTGTTCCTGGCCGTGCTGCTCTGGCTGCCCTGGCAGGCGCGCCAGATGGAGAGCAACGAGCGCCAGGAGCAGCTGATCGCCGACACCCTGTGGGTCGAACAGACGCTGCGCTTCGAACTCGCGCGCAGCGAAGAGGCACTGGCCACGCTCGGCGCCGACCTGGTGGGCACCCCGCCCCCACCCGACGTATTGCGCGCGCGCCTGGCGCAGATGTTCAAGAACGGCCACGAGCTGCGCCGCGTGCTGTGGCTGGACGCGAACGGCCGCGTGCTGGCGCACCATGGCGCCGAGCCGGCGGGGGGGCAGCCTGGACGCGATCGGCCGCGAGACCGACGAGATGGCGCGCCTGACCCGTACCGGCCGCTACACCGAGCCCTATGGCGCAAGCAGCCACGCGCCCGGCCTGGTCGACTACTACCTGCCCCTGTATCGCGAAGCTACCTACGCAGGCAGCATCGTCGCCACCTACAGCCTCAAGATCCTGCTGGACGAGACCGTGCCCGGTGGTTCGCGCAGGACAACGCCCTCTCCCTGCTCGATCGTAACGACGCGATCGTGGCATCGCGGGCCGACGGCGGCCCCGGGCGCGGCGTCTACACGCACCGGCGCGCCCTCGACCTGCCGGGCGCCTCGATCGTGCTGGCCACCGACAGCGTCAAGGGCGCGCCGCGCCTGCTGCCGAACCTGCTGGTCGGCTCTGTCATCGTGCTCGCCCTCGGCCTGCTGCTGAGCCTGCTTACCTTGTGGCGCCACATCTCGCGTCGCCTCGCCGCCGAGGGCGCGCTGCGCCAGCAGATGGCCTTCCGCACGGCGATGGAGAATTCCCTGATGACGGGCTTGCGCGCACGCGACCTGGAAGGACGCGTCACCTATGTCAATAAAGCCTTTTGCCAGATGGTCGGATTGCCGCCGGAAGAACTGCTGGGCAAGAAGCCGCCGATGCCCTACTGGGCGCCGGAAGCGATGGCCGAGTACGAGGAGCGTTTCGCCGCCGTGCTGGCCGGTACCGCCACGCCCCAGTTCGAGACCGTGTTCCAGCGCTCGGACGGCGTGCGCGTGCCGGTGCTCGTGTTCGAGGCGCCCCTGCGCGACAGCCGCGGCGAGCAGACCGGGTGGATGAGTTCCATCCTCGACATCACCGACCGCAAGAAGGCCGAGGAACTCAATCGCCAGCAGCAGGAAAAACTGGAAGCAAGCGCCCGCCTGGCCACCATGGGCGAGATCTCGTCGATGCTGGCGCACGAATTGAACCAGCCGCTGGCGGCGATTTCCAGCTATACCGCAGGCGCCCTGAACGTGCTGGAACGCGCCGACAGTGGCGTGCCGGTCGAACCAAACCTGCTGCGCCGCGCGCTGGAACAGGCGCGCCAGCAGGCCCAGCGCGCCGGCCAGATCATCAAGAGCGTGCACGAGTTCGTGAAAAAGAGCGAACCGCAGCGCGAACAGGTGGAAATCAAGAGCGTGATCGACGGCGTACGCGCCCTCGTCGAGCTGCAGGCGCGCAAATCCTACGTGGCGCTGCAGGTGCACCTGCCGCCGCAGCTGCCGCCGGTGCTGGCCGACCGCCTGATGCTGGAACAGGTGCTGCTGAACCTGACGAGGAACGGCATCGAGGCGATGGCCGAGGTGGCGCCGGAGCGGCGCATCCTGCGCATCGCGGCTGCCGCCGACCCGAGCCAGGTGTCGGTCTCGGTGATCGACCACGGCCATGGCATTGCACCGGATGTGGCCGAGCGCCTGTTTTCCCCCTTCTTCTCGACCAAGGCCGAAGGCATGGGCATGGGCCTGTCGATCTGCCGCACCGCAATCGAGTTCCATGGCGGTACCCTGACGCATGCGCCGAACCCGGGCGGCGGCACCGTGTTCACATTCAGCCTGCCGCGCCAGGGCGCATCCGCCGAGCTACAATAA
- a CDS encoding response regulator transcription factor, with the protein MLHIVDDEDVIRDALAWLAQSRGLAVREHAGGQAFLDSLGEPDTGGDCVLLDVRMPDMNGVAVFDQIISRGLLPRLPVIFLTGHGDVPMAVDSLKRGAFDFFEKPFNDNQLMDRVDQALAASRAAASAAQVQARLATLSAREREVLDLILAGKMNKVVADELGISMRTVEVHRAHIFDKMQVKTAVELAGLLK; encoded by the coding sequence ATGCTGCATATCGTCGACGACGAAGACGTAATCCGCGACGCCCTCGCCTGGCTGGCGCAATCGCGCGGGCTGGCGGTGCGCGAACACGCGGGCGGCCAGGCCTTCCTCGACAGCCTGGGCGAGCCCGACACCGGCGGCGACTGCGTGCTGCTGGACGTGCGCATGCCCGACATGAATGGCGTCGCCGTGTTCGACCAGATCATCAGCCGCGGCCTGCTGCCGCGCCTGCCCGTGATCTTCCTCACCGGCCATGGCGACGTGCCGATGGCGGTCGATTCGCTCAAGCGCGGCGCCTTCGACTTCTTCGAAAAACCCTTCAACGACAACCAGCTGATGGACCGCGTCGACCAGGCCCTGGCCGCCTCGCGCGCGGCTGCCAGCGCGGCCCAGGTACAGGCGCGGCTGGCAACCTTGTCGGCACGCGAACGCGAAGTGCTCGACCTGATTTTAGCGGGCAAGATGAACAAGGTGGTGGCGGACGAGCTGGGCATCAGCATGCGGACCGTCGAGGTGCACCGGGCGCATATCTTCGACAAGATGCAGGTGAAGACGGCGGTGGAGCTGGCGGGCTTGTTGAAGTAG
- a CDS encoding TRAP transporter small permease has product MKYLDRLEEWIIATLMAAATIVIFIAVVHRYLSGVPIPAMQDFLIQINTSWAQELCIYMFVWMAKFGAAYGVRTGIHVGVDVLVNRLNERWRAKFIVLGLLAGALFTGIVGTLGANFVWHMSETDQTSADLEWPMWIIYLAVPLGSYLMCFRFLQVTVGFLRTGEVPHHDHGHVEGLGGLDDDDLPISKGVV; this is encoded by the coding sequence ATGAAATACCTCGATCGACTCGAAGAGTGGATCATCGCGACCCTGATGGCGGCGGCAACGATCGTCATCTTCATCGCGGTGGTGCACCGCTACCTGTCCGGCGTGCCGATCCCGGCGATGCAGGACTTTCTCATCCAGATCAATACCAGCTGGGCCCAGGAACTGTGCATCTACATGTTCGTGTGGATGGCGAAATTCGGCGCAGCCTATGGCGTGCGCACCGGCATCCACGTCGGCGTCGACGTGCTGGTCAACCGCCTGAACGAGCGCTGGCGCGCCAAGTTCATCGTGCTCGGCCTGCTCGCTGGCGCGCTGTTTACCGGCATCGTCGGCACCCTCGGCGCCAACTTCGTCTGGCACATGTCCGAGACCGACCAGACCTCGGCCGACCTCGAATGGCCGATGTGGATCATCTACCTGGCCGTCCCGCTCGGCTCCTACCTGATGTGCTTCCGCTTCCTGCAGGTAACGGTGGGCTTCCTGCGCACCGGCGAAGTGCCGCACCATGACCATGGTCACGTCGAAGGCCTGGGCGGCCTCGATGACGACGACCTGCCGATTTCGAAAGGTGTCGTATGA
- a CDS encoding DUF3052 family protein yields MFLRNAKSMQVINGGVHPTVVSQLPQELIQEGDGPFDVIMLWCLNRKDLEQYLPQAKERLGDKGSLWIAYLKQTASKATDINRDSINAYLKENGITAVAMISIDGDWSALRAKRIEV; encoded by the coding sequence ATGTTTTTGCGCAATGCGAAGTCGATGCAGGTCATCAACGGCGGGGTGCACCCCACCGTCGTATCGCAGCTTCCGCAGGAATTGATACAGGAAGGCGACGGCCCCTTCGACGTGATCATGCTGTGGTGCCTGAACCGCAAGGACCTCGAGCAATACCTGCCGCAGGCGAAGGAGCGCCTGGGCGACAAGGGCTCCCTGTGGATCGCCTACCTGAAGCAGACGGCCTCGAAAGCCACTGATATCAATCGCGACTCGATCAACGCCTATCTGAAGGAAAACGGTATCACCGCCGTGGCGATGATCTCGATCGATGGCGACTGGTCGGCCCTGCGTGCGAAACGCATCGAAGTATGA
- a CDS encoding TRAP transporter substrate-binding protein translates to MQIKALVAAFAVAMSMNAAWAQAPIVIKFSHVVATDTPKGQAAERFKAQAEKLTNGRVKVEVYPNSQLYKDKEELEALQLGAVQMLAPSLAKFGPLGVKEFEAFDLPYIFPSKTALYSVTEGPIGKGLLKKLEPKGITGLAYWDNGFKIMSANKPLHTPADFRGLKMRIQSSKVLDAQMRALGANPQVLAFSEVYQALQTGVVDGTENPPSNMYTQKMHEVQKHLTVSNHGYLGYAVIVNKKFWDGLPADIRGQLEQAMRDATTFEKAIAQRDNDLAMEAIRKAGKTTIYNPTPAEQAQWRNALLPVHKQMESRIGKDLVQAISRETAKK, encoded by the coding sequence ATGCAGATCAAAGCGCTCGTCGCGGCTTTCGCCGTGGCCATGTCGATGAACGCCGCCTGGGCCCAGGCACCCATCGTCATCAAGTTCAGCCACGTGGTGGCCACCGATACGCCGAAAGGCCAGGCCGCCGAGCGCTTCAAGGCGCAAGCCGAGAAGCTGACGAACGGCCGCGTCAAGGTCGAAGTGTATCCGAACAGCCAGCTCTACAAGGACAAGGAAGAACTCGAAGCGCTGCAGCTGGGCGCGGTGCAGATGCTGGCGCCGTCGCTGGCGAAATTCGGCCCGCTCGGCGTGAAGGAATTCGAAGCCTTCGACCTGCCGTACATCTTCCCGTCGAAGACGGCGCTGTACTCGGTTACCGAAGGCCCGATCGGCAAGGGCCTCTTGAAAAAGCTGGAGCCGAAGGGCATCACGGGGCTGGCTTACTGGGATAACGGCTTCAAGATCATGTCGGCCAACAAGCCGCTGCATACCCCGGCCGATTTCCGCGGCCTGAAAATGCGCATCCAGTCCTCGAAGGTGCTCGACGCCCAGATGCGTGCGCTCGGCGCCAACCCGCAGGTGCTGGCCTTCTCCGAGGTCTACCAGGCGCTGCAGACCGGCGTGGTGGACGGCACCGAGAACCCGCCGTCGAACATGTACACCCAGAAGATGCACGAGGTGCAGAAGCACCTGACGGTATCGAACCACGGTTACCTGGGCTACGCCGTCATCGTCAACAAGAAGTTCTGGGACGGCCTGCCGGCCGACATCCGCGGCCAGCTCGAGCAGGCCATGCGCGATGCCACCACCTTCGAGAAAGCGATCGCCCAGCGCGACAACGACCTGGCCATGGAAGCCATCCGCAAGGCCGGCAAGACCACGATCTACAACCCGACCCCGGCCGAACAGGCACAGTGGCGCAATGCCCTGCTGCCGGTGCACAAGCAGATGGAAAGCCGCATCGGCAAGGACCTGGTGCAGGCGATCAGCCGCGAGACGGCGAAGAAGTAA
- a CDS encoding TRAP transporter large permease — translation MNAAIIFILLLLLMLTGMPISISLGLTVLAFLFTMTTVPIESVALKLFTGIEKFEIMAIPFFILAGNFLTHGGVARRMIRFATSMVGHWHGGLALAGVVACALFAAVSGSSPATVVAIGSIILPAMVKQGYPKRFGAGVITTSGALGILIPPSIVMVMYSVTTNTSVGQLFMAGVVPGLMLAFLLGLTTWVIAKKRGYPRMNRATWGERWTAFRRSAWGLFLIVIVMGGIYSGIFTPTEAAAIAAVYAFIIAVFVYKDLRLAQVGKVLLDSAALSAMLLYIITNAVLFSFLMTSENIPQQMAGWLTDQGLGVIGFLLVVNILLLLAGNVMEPSSIVLIMAPILFPVAMKLGIDPIHFGILIVVNMEVGMCHPPVGLNLYVASGITKMGISELTVAVMPWLLTMLGFLLLVTYVPAISLWLPNLIYN, via the coding sequence ATGAACGCGGCCATCATTTTCATCCTGCTGCTGCTGTTGATGCTGACCGGGATGCCGATCTCGATCTCGCTCGGCCTCACGGTGCTCGCCTTCCTGTTCACCATGACGACGGTGCCGATCGAATCGGTGGCCCTGAAGCTCTTCACCGGCATCGAGAAGTTCGAGATCATGGCGATCCCGTTCTTCATCCTGGCCGGTAACTTCCTGACCCACGGCGGGGTGGCGCGGCGCATGATCCGCTTCGCCACCTCGATGGTCGGCCACTGGCATGGCGGCCTGGCGCTGGCCGGCGTCGTCGCCTGCGCGCTGTTTGCGGCGGTGTCGGGTTCGAGCCCGGCCACGGTGGTCGCGATCGGTTCCATCATCCTGCCGGCGATGGTCAAGCAGGGCTACCCGAAACGCTTCGGCGCCGGGGTGATTACCACTTCGGGCGCGCTCGGCATCCTGATTCCGCCTTCGATCGTGATGGTGATGTATTCGGTGACGACCAACACCTCGGTCGGCCAGCTGTTCATGGCCGGCGTGGTGCCGGGCCTGATGCTGGCTTTCCTGCTGGGCCTGACGACCTGGGTCATCGCGAAAAAGCGCGGCTACCCGCGCATGAACCGCGCCACCTGGGGCGAGCGCTGGACCGCCTTTCGCCGCAGCGCCTGGGGCCTGTTCCTGATCGTGATCGTGATGGGCGGGATCTATTCCGGCATCTTCACGCCGACGGAAGCGGCAGCGATCGCCGCCGTGTACGCCTTCATCATCGCCGTCTTCGTCTACAAGGACTTGCGCCTGGCCCAGGTCGGCAAGGTGCTGCTGGACTCGGCCGCGCTGTCGGCCATGCTGCTGTACATCATCACGAACGCCGTGCTGTTCTCGTTCCTGATGACGAGCGAAAACATCCCGCAGCAGATGGCCGGCTGGCTGACCGACCAGGGCCTGGGCGTGATCGGCTTCCTGCTGGTGGTGAACATCTTGCTCTTGCTGGCGGGTAACGTGATGGAGCCTTCGTCGATCGTGCTGATCATGGCGCCGATCCTGTTCCCGGTGGCAATGAAGCTGGGGATCGACCCGATCCACTTCGGCATCCTGATCGTGGTGAACATGGAAGTGGGCATGTGCCATCCGCCGGTGGGACTGAACCTGTACGTGGCGTCCGGCATCACGAAGATGGGCATTTCCGAGCTGACGGTGGCGGTGATGCCGTGGCTGCTGACGATGCTCGGTTTCCTGCTGCTGGTGACCTATGTACCGGCGATTTCGCTGTGGCTGCCTAACCTCATCTACAATTGA